The Achromobacter deleyi genome has a window encoding:
- a CDS encoding diguanylate cyclase, protein MSSSSTGVPSSSPGADAVAGQACYLSASNTQAWVAVYQSVDAYTRGQVAAVVADSATQLVDAFYSTLLADAEAGPRLSHEIVSTRLHSGMMRWLKGLLCVRDQGDIVDLLATQKKVGEVHARVHIPIHLVMAGARILKNEIALRLRASDLDGTAASVATQYVCNLFDLAIEQMSRAFMRDINRGARNDEAYRLFALGQNISTERERQRAALLEWSQAVLIGLHYRAPEQALPRLAASEFGLWLQHKGGVLFESAPALRQITEAVARLDDTVLPQMMLGDPDGQNSLPDQVRELQELVARIKHLLNGLFDMVAEIESGSDPLTNVLNRRFLPSVIGREISIARRQRTDFSVLLLDIDHFKAINDEHGHSGGDQVLRQFAEVVHQACRSSDFVFRYGGEEFLVVLVDTGQESALATAEKLGAEIRRHRFSIADAGALHVTASIGVATFDGHPDYAYLIDRADKALYRAKQAGRDRSVAA, encoded by the coding sequence ATGTCTTCGAGCAGTACTGGTGTTCCATCTTCCTCGCCTGGCGCTGATGCCGTAGCCGGTCAAGCGTGCTACCTGAGCGCGTCCAACACGCAGGCCTGGGTAGCGGTCTACCAGTCAGTCGACGCCTACACGCGCGGCCAGGTCGCGGCGGTGGTGGCTGACAGCGCCACGCAGCTGGTGGACGCGTTCTATTCCACCTTGCTCGCCGACGCCGAGGCCGGCCCGCGGCTTTCCCACGAGATCGTTTCGACCCGCCTGCACAGCGGCATGATGCGCTGGCTCAAGGGGCTGCTCTGTGTGCGCGATCAGGGCGACATCGTCGATCTGCTGGCCACGCAGAAGAAGGTGGGCGAAGTGCATGCCCGCGTCCATATCCCGATCCATCTGGTGATGGCCGGCGCCCGCATCCTGAAGAACGAGATCGCCCTGCGCCTGCGCGCGAGCGATCTGGACGGCACGGCCGCATCCGTGGCCACGCAATACGTATGCAATCTGTTCGATCTGGCGATCGAGCAGATGAGCCGCGCGTTCATGCGCGATATCAATCGGGGCGCCCGCAACGACGAGGCCTACCGGCTGTTCGCCCTGGGGCAGAACATTTCCACCGAACGTGAACGCCAGCGCGCCGCATTGCTGGAGTGGAGCCAGGCCGTGCTGATCGGGCTGCACTACCGGGCGCCCGAGCAGGCCCTGCCGCGCCTGGCCGCCTCCGAATTCGGCTTGTGGCTGCAGCACAAGGGCGGGGTCCTGTTCGAAAGCGCGCCGGCCTTGCGCCAGATCACCGAAGCGGTTGCGCGCCTGGACGATACGGTGTTGCCCCAGATGATGCTGGGCGATCCCGACGGGCAGAATTCGCTGCCGGACCAGGTCCGCGAATTGCAGGAGCTGGTGGCGCGCATCAAGCATCTGCTCAATGGCCTGTTCGACATGGTGGCCGAGATCGAGAGCGGCAGCGATCCTCTGACCAACGTGCTGAACCGGCGCTTCCTGCCGTCCGTGATCGGCCGCGAAATATCGATAGCCCGGCGGCAGCGCACGGATTTCTCGGTGTTGTTGCTGGACATCGATCATTTCAAGGCGATCAACGACGAGCATGGCCATTCCGGGGGCGACCAGGTGCTGCGACAGTTCGCCGAGGTGGTGCACCAGGCGTGCCGGTCCAGCGATTTCGTCTTCCGCTATGGCGGCGAGGAATTCCTGGTGGTGCTGGTGGATACCGGACAGGAGTCCGCGCTGGCCACGGCCGAGAAACTGGGCGCCGAGATCCGCCGGCACCGTTTTTCCATAGCCGACGCCGGCGCGCTGCACGTCACGGCCAGTATCGGGGTGGCGACTTTCGACGGGCACCCGGACTATGCCTATCTGATCGATCGCGCCGACAAGGCGCTGTACCGCGCCAAGCAGGCCGGTCGCGACCGCAGCGTGGCGGCATGA
- a CDS encoding aspartate carbamoyltransferase has product MTISQQAFLRDAMRRLNLTRDVFATRIGVKRRALDTWLLPEGSQEFRAMPEVVQRFVSEIVQNGVLLEKYTQSVQEGPLRDRIAVEGKHQLLSVDQFTRESVEDLFRVADMMQPIARRQKVSRVLEGAVLGNLFFEASTRTRVSFGSAFCRLGGSVCDTTGFTFSSMAKGESIYDTSRVMSGYVDAMVIRHPDQGSVAEFARATNIPVVNGGDGPGEHPSQALLDLYTILTEFSRLGKLLDGAHIAMVGDLKYGRTVHSLIKLMALYKNVKFSLVSPKGLEMPTYIVEQASRNGNIIEQKSSLAEGLAGADVIYATRVQKERFANEENEGYTPDFQISRAIIDAYCSPETIVMHPLPRDSRPGANDLSVDLNHDPRLAIFRQTDNGIPIRMAIFAVLLGVEGLVQHSLRDVTWQHPSHVGPDDSVFHGLE; this is encoded by the coding sequence ATGACCATCTCCCAGCAAGCCTTCCTGCGCGACGCCATGCGCCGCCTGAATCTCACCCGCGACGTGTTCGCCACCCGCATCGGCGTCAAGCGCCGGGCGCTGGATACATGGTTGTTGCCTGAAGGCTCGCAGGAATTCCGCGCGATGCCGGAAGTGGTGCAGCGTTTCGTCAGCGAAATCGTGCAAAACGGGGTATTGCTCGAAAAGTATACGCAGAGCGTACAAGAGGGGCCCTTGCGCGACCGCATCGCCGTGGAAGGCAAGCACCAGCTGCTGTCCGTGGACCAGTTCACCCGCGAATCCGTCGAAGACCTGTTTCGCGTGGCCGACATGATGCAGCCCATCGCGCGCCGCCAGAAAGTGTCGCGCGTGCTGGAAGGCGCCGTGCTGGGCAATCTGTTCTTCGAGGCAAGCACCCGCACGCGCGTCAGCTTCGGATCCGCATTCTGCCGGCTGGGCGGCTCGGTGTGCGACACCACCGGGTTCACGTTCTCTTCCATGGCCAAGGGCGAATCGATCTACGACACCAGCCGCGTCATGAGCGGCTATGTGGACGCCATGGTGATCCGCCATCCGGACCAGGGCTCGGTCGCGGAATTTGCGCGCGCGACGAACATCCCCGTGGTCAATGGCGGCGACGGTCCTGGCGAACACCCCAGCCAGGCCTTGCTGGACCTGTACACGATCCTGACGGAGTTCTCGCGCCTGGGCAAATTGCTGGACGGCGCGCACATTGCCATGGTCGGCGACCTGAAATACGGCCGCACCGTGCATTCGCTCATCAAGCTGATGGCGCTGTACAAGAACGTGAAGTTCTCGCTGGTGTCGCCCAAGGGCCTGGAAATGCCGACCTACATCGTCGAGCAGGCCAGCCGCAACGGCAACATCATCGAGCAGAAGTCCTCGCTGGCCGAAGGCCTGGCCGGCGCCGACGTGATCTACGCGACGCGTGTCCAGAAAGAGCGCTTCGCCAATGAAGAGAACGAGGGCTACACGCCGGACTTCCAGATCAGCCGTGCCATCATCGACGCCTATTGCAGCCCCGAGACGATCGTGATGCATCCCTTGCCGCGCGACAGCCGCCCGGGCGCGAACGATTTGAGCGTGGACCTGAACCATGATCCGCGTCTGGCCATCTTCCGCCAGACGGACAATGGCATTCCGATTCGCATGGCCATCTTTGCGGTTCTGCTTGGCGTGGAAGGTCTGGTGCAGCATTCGCTGCGCGACGTGACGTGGCAGCATCCGTCGCATGTCGGGCCTGACGATTCCGTGTTCCACGGCCTGGAATAA